In Candidatus Eisenbacteria bacterium, one genomic interval encodes:
- a CDS encoding alpha/beta fold hydrolase, whose protein sequence is MWPGTRRFGCVLVHGFTATPEEVRPLGDGLAARGFPCRAVRLPGHGTSIDDLARVGRAEWIATVERAVDVQASESGRVALAGVSLGALLAAEIAATHRAQVDALVLCAIPLAFADRRVPTLRWLAWLPGVRQRYAVLPKRTGGRDILDPEARARSHAYETMPLPALLELFRLRAVVRRHLHRITQPTLAMHGRHDHTAPVGNLELLRRRLRTPWLETQVFESSAHIITEDQERDAVAARAADFVGRVESKLATRDVR, encoded by the coding sequence GTGTGGCCCGGCACCCGGCGCTTCGGGTGCGTCCTCGTTCACGGCTTCACGGCAACGCCGGAGGAAGTGCGCCCGCTCGGCGACGGGCTCGCAGCGCGCGGTTTTCCGTGCCGGGCGGTCCGTCTTCCGGGCCACGGGACGAGCATCGACGACCTCGCGCGCGTGGGCCGCGCGGAGTGGATCGCGACCGTCGAGCGCGCCGTCGACGTCCAGGCGAGCGAGAGCGGGCGCGTGGCGCTCGCCGGCGTCTCGCTCGGAGCGCTCCTCGCCGCAGAGATCGCGGCGACCCACCGCGCCCAGGTGGACGCGCTCGTCCTGTGCGCGATCCCGCTCGCCTTCGCGGATCGGCGCGTGCCGACGCTGCGCTGGCTCGCGTGGCTTCCCGGTGTCAGGCAGCGCTACGCCGTCCTGCCCAAGCGCACCGGGGGACGGGACATCCTCGACCCGGAGGCGCGCGCCCGCTCGCACGCCTACGAGACGATGCCCCTGCCAGCGCTGCTGGAGCTCTTCCGGCTGCGCGCCGTCGTCCGCCGTCACCTCCATCGCATCACCCAACCGACGCTCGCGATGCACGGCCGTCACGATCACACCGCCCCGGTGGGGAATCTCGAGCTCCTGCGGCGCCGCCTGCGCACACCCTGGCTCGAGACGCAGGTCTTCGAGTCGAGCGCGCACATCATCACCGAGGACCAGGAACGAGACGCCGTCGCCGCGCGCGCCGCCGACTTCGTCGGGCGCGTCGAGTCGAAACTAGCGACCCGCGACGTGCGCTGA
- a CDS encoding peptidylprolyl isomerase: MLNQLRRFHSSTPIKILYTLLAVTFVWWGVGSFGATVDAVADVRGTRITRREVDREAALLQRRYEQMLKGVSLPQMPDLRGQALDNLIEAALVQHEVNRLGLEITDSEVVTAITRIPELQENGRFSRDLLERILRDQRDRGEFEDSIRRDLRDQRLRSLITDGVQVTDAEIEERYKLDREQANLAFARIVAADLVASAVVSDADLEAELKAHEDRYRTPTTTRARYVVYRRGEFAEMAKPTEEQVRAAYDDHVADRFTDVEQIRARHILLKTAPDAAEDVKAQRRAEAEDLLKQIQGGADFATLATQKSEDAGSATKGGDLGFFSRGRMVPAFEAAAFALEPGKVSEVVETPFGYHIIKLEERKPGGVKPYEAVHDQLVAELTGERSLDLARKQADADRRAVVRGKSLQEAVGSRKVEETPPFSAGGDVPGVGRVKAFVDAALALGDGEVSDLIETDDAIYVLAPFDRKEPTVPPLAEIRAKVEVDAKKTAAEKLAKQKAETLLARAKEVGLEKAAAEAGVKLDETGPFERRVGAVPKLGPIPDLRTDAFALTPESPLAPKVYTPGGDAVVIVLKSRTPADMSGFEAAKAGLRESVLAQRRQTAMTSFMSYLKERAVKDGALRVQSDALDRG, encoded by the coding sequence GTGCTGAACCAACTCCGGCGCTTTCACAGCTCCACGCCCATCAAGATTCTCTACACGCTGCTCGCCGTCACGTTCGTCTGGTGGGGCGTAGGGTCGTTCGGCGCGACGGTCGACGCCGTCGCCGACGTGCGCGGCACGCGCATCACGCGCCGCGAGGTCGACCGCGAAGCGGCCCTCCTCCAGCGCCGCTACGAGCAGATGCTGAAAGGCGTCAGCCTCCCGCAGATGCCGGACCTCCGCGGCCAGGCGCTCGACAACCTCATCGAGGCGGCCCTCGTGCAGCACGAGGTCAATCGCCTGGGGCTCGAGATCACGGACAGCGAGGTCGTGACGGCGATCACGCGGATCCCCGAGCTGCAGGAGAACGGACGCTTCAGCCGCGACCTCCTCGAGCGCATCCTGCGCGACCAGCGCGATCGCGGGGAATTCGAAGACTCCATCCGGCGCGATCTGCGCGACCAGCGCCTGCGCAGCCTCATCACCGACGGCGTCCAGGTCACCGACGCGGAGATCGAGGAGCGCTACAAGCTCGATCGCGAGCAGGCGAACCTGGCCTTCGCCCGGATCGTCGCCGCCGACCTCGTCGCCAGCGCCGTCGTGAGCGACGCGGACCTGGAAGCCGAGCTCAAGGCCCACGAGGATCGCTATCGCACGCCCACGACGACGCGCGCGCGCTACGTCGTGTACCGGCGAGGCGAGTTTGCCGAGATGGCGAAGCCCACCGAGGAGCAGGTGCGCGCCGCCTACGACGACCACGTCGCCGACCGCTTCACCGACGTCGAGCAGATCCGGGCCCGCCACATCCTGCTCAAGACGGCGCCCGATGCCGCCGAGGACGTGAAGGCGCAGCGGCGCGCCGAGGCGGAGGATCTCCTGAAACAGATCCAGGGCGGGGCCGACTTCGCGACCCTCGCCACGCAGAAGTCCGAGGACGCGGGCTCCGCGACCAAGGGCGGCGATCTCGGCTTCTTCTCGCGCGGGCGCATGGTGCCGGCGTTCGAGGCGGCCGCCTTCGCGCTCGAACCCGGCAAGGTGAGCGAGGTCGTCGAGACCCCGTTCGGCTACCACATCATCAAGCTCGAGGAGCGAAAACCCGGCGGCGTGAAGCCGTACGAGGCGGTGCACGATCAGCTCGTCGCCGAGCTCACGGGCGAGCGGAGCCTCGACCTCGCGCGCAAGCAGGCCGACGCCGACCGGCGCGCCGTCGTGCGCGGCAAGTCGCTGCAGGAAGCCGTCGGATCGCGAAAGGTCGAAGAGACGCCGCCGTTCTCGGCCGGCGGCGACGTGCCCGGCGTCGGACGCGTCAAGGCGTTCGTCGATGCGGCCCTCGCGCTCGGCGACGGCGAGGTGAGCGACCTCATCGAGACGGACGACGCGATCTACGTGCTGGCGCCGTTCGACCGCAAGGAGCCGACGGTGCCGCCGCTCGCCGAGATCCGGGCCAAGGTCGAAGTCGACGCGAAGAAGACGGCTGCGGAGAAGCTCGCCAAGCAAAAGGCCGAGACGCTGCTCGCCCGCGCCAAGGAGGTGGGCCTCGAGAAGGCCGCCGCCGAGGCCGGCGTCAAGCTCGACGAGACCGGCCCCTTCGAGCGTCGCGTCGGAGCGGTGCCGAAGCTCGGACCCATCCCGGATCTCCGCACCGACGCCTTCGCGCTCACGCCGGAATCGCCGCTCGCGCCGAAGGTGTACACGCCCGGCGGCGACGCGGTGGTGATCGTCCTCAAGAGCCGCACGCCCGCCGACATGTCGGGATTCGAAGCGGCCAAGGCGGGGCTTCGCGAGAGCGTCCTCGCCCAGCGCCGTCAGACGGCGATGACGAGCTTCATGAGCTACTTGAAGGAGCGCGCGGTGAAGGACGGCGCGCTCCGGGTGCAGTCCGACGCCCTCGACCGCGGTTGA
- a CDS encoding rod shape-determining protein, whose product MILDTILGLFSNDLAIDLGTANTLVYVKGEGIVCNEPSVVAVQKDAKGGRRVLSVGAEAKRMLGRTPGNITAIRPLKDGVIADFEITEAMLRYFIQKIHNRKRLVRPRIIICVPFGVTEVEKRAVRESAESAGAREVYLVEEPMAAAIGAGLPITEPAGNMIVDIGGGTTEVAVISLAGIVFSRSVRVGGDKMDEAIVQYIKRKYNLLVGERTAELIKITIGSAYPGNEIQTMEIKGRDLVAGVPKTVDISDEEIRDSLLEPINQIVEAVRIALERTPPELASDIVDKGIVLAGGGALLRNLDVLLREETGLPVVLADDPLTAVVMGAGKVLDELSLLRDIAIQ is encoded by the coding sequence ATGATTCTCGACACGATCTTGGGGCTGTTCTCGAACGATCTCGCGATCGATCTCGGAACGGCGAACACCCTGGTGTACGTGAAGGGCGAGGGCATCGTATGCAACGAGCCCTCGGTCGTCGCCGTCCAGAAGGATGCGAAGGGCGGCCGGCGCGTGCTCTCGGTCGGCGCGGAAGCGAAGCGCATGCTGGGCCGCACGCCGGGCAACATCACCGCGATCCGGCCCCTCAAGGACGGCGTCATCGCGGATTTCGAGATCACCGAGGCGATGCTGCGGTACTTCATCCAGAAGATCCACAACCGCAAGCGCCTGGTGCGGCCGCGCATCATCATCTGCGTGCCGTTCGGCGTCACCGAGGTCGAGAAGCGCGCCGTGCGCGAGTCGGCGGAGTCGGCGGGCGCGCGCGAGGTCTACCTCGTCGAGGAGCCCATGGCCGCGGCGATCGGCGCGGGGCTCCCCATCACCGAGCCGGCCGGCAACATGATCGTCGACATCGGCGGCGGCACGACCGAGGTCGCGGTGATCTCGCTCGCGGGCATCGTGTTCTCGCGATCGGTGCGTGTCGGCGGCGACAAGATGGACGAGGCCATCGTCCAGTACATCAAGCGCAAGTACAATCTGCTGGTCGGCGAACGGACAGCGGAGCTCATCAAGATCACGATCGGATCCGCCTATCCGGGCAACGAGATCCAGACCATGGAGATCAAGGGCCGCGACCTCGTGGCGGGCGTGCCGAAGACCGTCGACATCTCCGACGAAGAGATCCGCGACTCGCTCCTCGAGCCGATCAACCAGATCGTCGAGGCGGTCCGCATCGCGCTCGAGCGGACCCCGCCGGAGCTCGCATCGGACATCGTCGACAAGGGGATCGTGCTCGCGGGCGGCGGCGCGCTCCTGCGCAACCTCGACGTCCTCCTGCGTGAGGAGACCGGACTGCCGGTCGTGCTCGCCGACGATCCGTTGACGGCGGTCGTCATGGGCGCCGGCAAGGTGCTCGATGAACTCAGCCTGCTCAGGGACATCGCGATTCAGTGA
- the mreC gene encoding rod shape-determining protein MreC — translation MLEFFRRNRVLLASLVCGGLAAVLVASTATGRGRTDRFGRLLLDVMAPFQRVGAVAQRALAEVWQDTAAIFRRRSEIDTLRARVRDLQTQAVRLEETRQENVRLRDLLAFRDRLAGDVITATVIGRDATGLARTLTIDRGERDGVKKGAAVLAPGGVVGQVFLVGAGAARVLLITDHNSGIDAIVQRTRARGIVEGTVSEGCGLKFVKRTEDLQTGDLVVTSGVDGIFPRGLPVGQIGAVDKRGQGLFQYATVRPFVDFDRLEEVLVTRGPVEAIVGDLPMSTPLQ, via the coding sequence ATGCTCGAGTTCTTCCGCCGCAACCGCGTGCTGCTCGCCTCGCTCGTGTGCGGCGGCCTCGCGGCCGTGTTGGTCGCATCGACGGCGACGGGACGCGGCCGCACCGATCGCTTCGGTCGGCTGCTCCTCGACGTGATGGCGCCGTTCCAACGCGTCGGTGCCGTCGCGCAGCGCGCGCTCGCCGAGGTGTGGCAGGACACGGCGGCCATCTTCCGCCGGCGCAGCGAGATCGACACGCTCCGCGCCCGCGTCCGCGATCTGCAGACGCAGGCGGTGCGCCTCGAGGAGACGCGGCAGGAGAACGTCCGCCTGCGCGATCTTCTCGCCTTTCGCGACCGGCTCGCGGGCGACGTGATCACCGCGACGGTGATCGGGCGCGACGCCACCGGCCTCGCGCGGACGCTCACGATCGATCGCGGCGAGCGCGACGGCGTGAAGAAGGGCGCGGCCGTGCTGGCGCCCGGCGGCGTCGTCGGGCAGGTCTTCCTCGTGGGTGCCGGCGCGGCGCGGGTGCTCCTCATCACCGACCACAACAGCGGCATCGACGCCATCGTCCAGCGCACCCGGGCGCGCGGCATCGTCGAGGGGACGGTGAGCGAGGGCTGCGGTCTCAAGTTCGTGAAGCGCACGGAGGACCTCCAGACCGGCGATCTCGTCGTCACCTCCGGCGTCGACGGCATCTTTCCGCGTGGCCTCCCGGTCGGACAGATCGGCGCGGTGGACAAGCGCGGCCAGGGTCTCTTCCAGTACGCCACCGTCCGGCCGTTCGTCGACTTCGATCGTCTCGAGGAGGTCCTCGTCACGCGCGGGCCGGTCGAAGCCATCGTCGGCGACCTGCCCATGAGCACGCCGCTCCAGTGA
- the mreD gene encoding rod shape-determining protein MreD, translating into MRVTLMIAVAAVLAMLVQTTVGELVTGLTEVVPNFVLVLAVYLGLRYHGVGGVVGAFLLGYFLDTFSGTVLGVHAAACTAAYVVAYLISRTLWTEDGLPAMIVVFLASLVYMLVAHAVVVLVDRAWPGWPVVIRRGLVQAVLAALATPWVFGVLHWERRLLRLA; encoded by the coding sequence ATGCGGGTGACGCTGATGATCGCCGTCGCGGCGGTGCTCGCGATGCTGGTCCAGACGACGGTCGGCGAGCTCGTTACGGGCCTCACCGAGGTGGTCCCGAACTTCGTGCTCGTGCTCGCCGTGTATCTCGGGCTGCGCTACCACGGCGTCGGCGGCGTCGTGGGGGCGTTTCTCCTCGGCTATTTCCTCGATACGTTTTCGGGGACCGTGCTCGGCGTTCATGCCGCCGCGTGCACGGCGGCGTATGTGGTCGCCTACCTCATCTCCCGCACGCTCTGGACCGAAGATGGCCTGCCCGCCATGATCGTCGTCTTCCTGGCGTCGCTCGTCTACATGCTGGTCGCGCACGCGGTCGTCGTCCTGGTCGATCGGGCGTGGCCGGGCTGGCCCGTCGTCATCCGGCGAGGGCTCGTCCAGGCCGTGCTCGCCGCGCTCGCTACTCCGTGGGTCTTCGGCGTGCTTCACTGGGAGCGCCGGCTCCTGCGGCTGGCGTGA
- the mrdA gene encoding penicillin-binding protein 2 translates to MIQLGGEFHVAPREVPSELSSRIGVTAGMVLIVFTLIVARLWFLQVVKGPEMRDLSEHNRTRLVRVPSARGVVYDRNGTILVDNRPSFDVVFVPEDAPDHKTTLRTLAQQLGETETQIHERLRAPSKRPPYAGIVVHRDLDWNGVVALETHQLELPGVSLQVVPRRYYPFESMASHLLGYVGEVSEKELAGLADATLRPGDVVGKASLEKAFDAELRGVPGEQQVEVDALGRRVRVLEETPDVSGDTLTLTIDRDLQSVAEQALGDRNGALVALDPRNGEVLAMVSHPGYDPNVFARGVRRGEWRALLQDPLRPLNNRAVQGQFAPGSTFKVAVAAGALEAGVATTGSSVSCHGGTQFGNHFFRCWRKGGHGTVSLHEAIVQSCDVFFYQYGARLTVDGIAKYTRSLGLGVLTGIQLDHEKAGTIPDSEWKRRRFQQPWYPGETLSVAIGQGYVTVTPLQMANLAATIANGGTRYRPHYVKRIDAPDGSVRRVIEPEVMGHAEVSQKNLEIVREAMRDVVMSDRGTGKKSRLPGVTVAGKTGTAQVVTMGERSRSNKGALATRDHAWFIAFAPYEAPEIAVACIVENAGGGGGAIAAPTVRQVLAHYFDRGAPPEPAALPEPASGVRED, encoded by the coding sequence ATGATCCAGCTCGGCGGCGAGTTCCACGTGGCGCCTCGGGAGGTTCCCTCCGAGCTGTCGTCCCGCATCGGCGTGACCGCGGGCATGGTGCTCATCGTGTTCACGCTCATCGTCGCCCGCCTGTGGTTCCTGCAGGTCGTGAAGGGGCCGGAGATGCGGGACCTCTCCGAGCACAACCGCACGCGCCTGGTCCGCGTGCCGTCGGCGCGCGGCGTCGTCTACGACCGCAACGGGACGATCCTCGTCGACAACCGGCCGTCGTTCGACGTCGTGTTCGTTCCCGAGGACGCGCCCGACCACAAGACGACGCTGCGCACGCTGGCGCAGCAGCTCGGCGAGACCGAGACGCAGATCCACGAGCGCCTGCGCGCGCCGTCGAAGCGGCCGCCCTACGCCGGCATCGTCGTGCATCGCGACCTCGACTGGAACGGCGTCGTGGCGCTCGAGACCCATCAGCTCGAGCTGCCGGGCGTGTCGCTGCAGGTCGTGCCGCGCCGCTACTATCCGTTCGAGTCCATGGCCTCGCACCTGCTGGGTTACGTGGGCGAGGTGAGCGAGAAGGAGCTCGCGGGGCTCGCGGACGCGACGCTGCGGCCCGGCGACGTCGTCGGGAAGGCGAGCCTCGAGAAGGCCTTCGATGCCGAGCTGCGCGGGGTGCCCGGCGAGCAGCAGGTCGAGGTCGACGCGCTCGGCCGGCGCGTGCGCGTGCTGGAGGAGACACCGGACGTTTCCGGTGACACGTTGACCCTCACGATCGATCGTGACCTGCAGAGCGTCGCCGAGCAGGCCCTCGGCGATCGCAACGGCGCGCTCGTCGCGCTCGACCCGCGCAACGGCGAGGTGCTCGCGATGGTCTCCCACCCGGGCTACGATCCGAACGTCTTCGCGCGCGGCGTGCGTCGGGGCGAGTGGCGCGCGCTGCTGCAGGATCCGCTGCGGCCGCTCAACAACCGGGCCGTGCAGGGACAGTTCGCACCCGGCTCGACGTTCAAGGTGGCGGTGGCCGCGGGCGCGCTCGAAGCCGGCGTCGCGACGACCGGCTCGAGCGTCAGCTGCCACGGCGGGACGCAGTTCGGGAACCACTTCTTCCGCTGCTGGCGCAAGGGCGGGCACGGCACGGTCAGCCTCCACGAGGCGATCGTGCAGTCGTGTGACGTCTTCTTCTACCAGTACGGCGCCCGTCTGACGGTCGACGGGATCGCGAAATACACGCGGAGCCTCGGCCTGGGCGTGCTCACGGGCATCCAGCTCGACCACGAGAAGGCCGGGACCATCCCCGACTCGGAATGGAAGCGGCGGCGCTTTCAGCAGCCGTGGTATCCCGGCGAGACGCTGTCGGTCGCGATCGGGCAGGGCTACGTCACGGTCACGCCGCTGCAGATGGCGAACCTCGCGGCCACGATAGCGAATGGAGGCACGCGTTACCGGCCCCACTACGTGAAGCGCATCGACGCGCCCGACGGCAGCGTGCGGCGCGTGATCGAGCCGGAAGTCATGGGGCACGCGGAGGTCTCGCAGAAGAACCTCGAGATCGTCCGCGAGGCGATGCGCGACGTCGTGATGTCCGACCGGGGCACGGGAAAGAAGTCGCGCCTTCCCGGCGTGACCGTCGCCGGCAAGACCGGCACGGCCCAGGTCGTGACGATGGGTGAACGCTCGCGCTCGAACAAGGGCGCGCTGGCGACGCGCGATCACGCGTGGTTCATCGCTTTTGCACCGTACGAGGCGCCGGAGATTGCCGTCGCGTGCATCGTCGAGAACGCCGGCGGCGGCGGTGGCGCAATCGCCGCGCCGACGGTGCGCCAGGTGCTGGCCCACTATTTCGACCGCGGGGCGCCGCCCGAGCCGGCCGCGCTCCCCGAGCCGGCGAGCGGAGTGCGAGAGGACTGA